A window of Melopsittacus undulatus isolate bMelUnd1 chromosome 2, bMelUnd1.mat.Z, whole genome shotgun sequence contains these coding sequences:
- the LOC106023525 gene encoding LOW QUALITY PROTEIN: histone H4 transcription factor-like (The sequence of the model RefSeq protein was modified relative to this genomic sequence to represent the inferred CDS: inserted 2 bases in 1 codon), giving the protein MEEFCNHIAEHLDEYLQHPLETAEQYQCCWRSCEFEAKVPRELVTHVNFHSYHTKLKFIGCQLWALHQDLPVCLQSSRSCHQLPKTSEEFVCRWENCDVTFNNPVWFYQHVANHAYATEEEIIADQKKAVYCHWKDCLGVFKGKHKLWDHLRTHTQERVVACPTCGRMFSNNTKFFDHTKRQVSEDNRTFVCQNCQKHFANERLLRDHMRGHVNHVTCALCDMVCASVSSLKAHTRFRHCNERPFHCHLCDSSFKNAYDLHKHVETHNDSDAYSCDVEGCGFISRTLQTLKQHYKRVHVSNGILKYKCHICQKCFSWSYTLTLHLRKAHKLHSHSRFRYKEDGKGHMSLKVAVYNDIMDSGEAVNNKTGTNKPSSSQNSFGREGGDSCKRNTSTVEMLFMQLQPASQATGENVWVETETSMPEPVYSELQTAVQTFESCCTSNEVDEATPMNVKEKPEEXGAGLGSQIAF; this is encoded by the exons ATGGAGGAATTTTGTAATCATATTGCAGAACACTTGGATGAGTACCTACAGCACCCCCTGGAAACAGCAG AGCAGTACCAGTGTTGTTGGAGAAGTTGTGAATTTGAGGCTAAAGTTCCCAGAGAGCTGGTAACACATGTCAATTTTCACAGTTACCACACCAAACTGAAGTTCATAGGCTGTCAGTTATGGGCACTGCACCAGGATTTGCCCGTGTGTTTGCAGAGCAGTCGTAGCTGTCATCAGTTACCAAAGACTTCAGAGGAGTTTGTTTGCCGCTGGGAGAATTGTGAC gttACCTTCAATAACCCAGTGTGGTTTTATCAACATGTTGCTAATCATGCCTATGCTactgaggaagaaattattGCAGATCAGAAGAAAGCTGTTTATTGTCACTGGAAAG ATTGTTTAGGtgtatttaaaggaaaacataagcTCTGGGATCATTTAAGAACCCACACACAGGAAAGAGTTGTAGCATGTCCTACTTGTGGAAGAATGTTCTCCAATAACACTAAGTTTTTTGATCACACAAAGAGACAAGTTTCAGAAGATA ATCGAACGTTTGTTTGCCAGAACTGTCAGAAACATTTTGCCAATGAAAGGCTGCTACGTGATCACATGAGGGGACATG ttaATCATGTTACATGTGCCCTTTGTGACATGGTATGCGCAAGTGTCTCCTCACTGAAAGCACACACCAGATTCCGACACTGTAATGAACGTCCTTTCCATTGTCATCTCTGTGACAGCAG TTTTAAGAACGCGTATGATCTGCATAAACATGTTGAAACACACAATGATTCAGATGCCTACAGCTGTGATGTTGAAGGATGTGGTTTTATTTCACGGACTTTACAAACTTTGAAACAGCATTACAAGAGAGTGCATGTG AGTAATggcattttgaaatacaaatgccACATCTGTCAGAAATGTTTCTCCTGGAGTTATACATTGACTCTACATCTTCGAAAAGCTCATAAACTCCACAGCCATTCTCGTTTCAG atataaagaagatgGTAAGGGTCATATGAGTTTGAAAGTAGCAGTGTATAATGACATCATGGATTCAGGTGAGGCTGTCAATAACAAGACAGGAACAAATAAGCCTTCATCAAGTCAAAATAGTtttggaagagaaggaggagacTCATGCAAAAGAAACACTTCAACAGTAGAAATGCTTTTCATGCAGCTTCAGCCAGCATCACAAGCTACTGGAGAAAATGTTTGGGTAGAAACAGAGACTTCTATGCCAGAGCCTGTGTATTCTGAACTTCAAACTGCTGTACAGACATTTGAAAGCTGTTGTACTTCCAATGAAGTTGATGAAGCAACACCAATGAATGTGAAGGAAAAACCAGAAGA AGGAGCTGGGCTTGGGAGTCAGATAGCTTTCTAG